From the genome of Streptomyces sp. S4.7:
GCCGCCACGGGAACGGCGGCAGCCACCGGCTCGGGGGCGGGCGCCGGTACGTGCTCCGCCACCTCCGCCTCGGCCGCGGGCTCCGCCTCCGCGACCGGTGCGGGCTCGGGGGCGGGCTCCGGTTGCGGCTCGGGCTCCGCCTGTACGGACTGCGGCTCGGCCGGCGCGGGGGCCACCGCGTCCGCGCCGGGCAGCGCTATCGGCTCGCGCTTCTCCTCTGCCTCGACCGGCTGCTCCACCGGTTCGGCCGGCTCGACGGCGGGGGCTTCGTCCACGACCCCCGCGTCGGGTGCGGGGAGAGGCTCGGGGGCGGGCTCCGCCACCGGCTCCTCGGCCACCGGCGCGGTCGCGGGCTCGGATTGGGCCTCGGGCTCGGGCACCTCTTCGGCAACCGTCTCGGGCTCGGGCTGGGGCTGGGCCTCGGGAGTCGGCTCGGGCGCGGGCACCTCTTCGGCAACCGCGTCGGGCTCGGGTTCGGGTTCGGGCACCTCTTCGGCAACCGCGTCGGGCACGAGCACGGGCGCGGGCACCTCTTCGGCAACCGCGTCGGGCTCGGGTTCGGGTTCGGGTTCGGGCGCGACTTCCCGGACCGGCTCGGGCTCCGGCGCCGGCTCCTGAACCGGCTCCTGAACCGGCTGGGGGGCGAACGTCGGTCCCCCCTCAGGGACGACCGTCTCTGCGGGAGCCTCGGGCGCGGACGTTTCCGCCACCACCTGCGGCTCGACGGCCACCTGCGGCTCGGCGACCGCGACGGCGGTCTCCGCCACCGGTGTCTCGGACTGCGGCGGGAGCGAGGCCCACGGGTCCGCGCCCAGCACGGGAATCGCGCCGAGCTGCGGGCCGGGGAGCGCGTCGGCCTCCTCGCGCGGGATGTCCAGATACTCGGGTCCGGCCGTGGGCGGCCCCTGGGTCCGTACGCGGACGGGGTTGGGCGGCGTACTCGAGGGACCGCGGTCCGCGAGCGAACGCACCACGCCACCCGTCGAGTCGGGCATCGGCGGACCCATGTGCAGCGGGCGGCGCGCGGGCGGCGGAGTCGGCGCGGGCGTGGCGGTCGGGACCCGTACGGCCCCGAGGTCGACCGAGCCCGAGTCACGGCCACCGGTCTCGTGCGCGCCCGGTTCGGGCGCGGGCGCTTCCCGGACCGCCGGTGCGGGAGCTTCCCGGAGCGGCTCCGGAGCGGGTGCCTCGGCGACTTCCTGCGGGGCGCTCCGCACGGCTTCCCGGGCGGGCTCGGGGGCCGACTGCGCCGCGGCGGCCGGAATCGGGCTCTCCACGGGGACGTCCGCCGGCGCGTACGCCTCGGGCGCCCCGGCGAACTCGGCCTGCTGAGGCACGGGTTGAGCGGACTGCGCGGGCGGGGCGGCGTGCATCGGCTGCATCTGCATGTGGGCCACGTCCGGCGCCGGGTACTCGGGCGGCGCCTGGTACGGAACCTGCCCCTGCACCGAGGGGTCGGCCTGGTACTCGGCCTGGTATTCGGGCTGCGAGTAGGTGGCGAGTCGCGACTGCGGCAGCGACGGTTCCTGCGGTGCGTACTCGGCCCGTCCCATCTGCTGCGGGACATGCCCCACGGGGACGGGCTCCGGGTCCGGCACGGCATAGCCGGGCGCGAGCGGATCGGCCGGGGGCGCCGGCTGCGGATCGCCCCAGGCACCCTGCGAACTCGGCATCAGCAGCAGGTCGTCGTCTTCGGGAGCACCGTCGGAGGGGCCCAGGTAGGCGTAGGAGCCGGCAGCGGGGTCGCCCGGCTGCTCCACCATGCCTGCGTTCTCCGGCTGTCCCTCGCCCGGGACCTGGCCGGTGTCAGTCATGCGTACCCCTCGCCCATTGGTTGTGCTCCTTCGGCCCTTCGACCGGGGCGCCCGATTTCGGCGGCGCGTCCGGCGCCCGTCAGTGTCAACGAGCGTGGGCGCCGCGCGGCACGAGTCGAGCCGCGGCCCGCACGTATTCTCGCGGCCCTTCGGCGCCGACACACGGTGATCCGCGGCGGCATGCTGTGGGCTGCGCCACGTTGCGCGTCCCCCGGTGCAGCCGTACCACATGGGGGTCCAAAACGACCCACTTTTCCGGACATTGACGAACGAAGCGACGAACGACCGGCTGCGGTACAACGATCGGTCAGCCTACCTCGCGCCTCTGACAACGGGGTCAGGGGGCGCGATCCGGCCGCTTCCCGGACACCAGGAAAACCACGGAGCGTTCGCGCTCGGACCAGGCCCCGGTGTCCATGTCGACGGACTGGAGCAGAACGCATTCCACCGTGTAACCACCCTCGCGCAGGGCGCTGCTGACGGCCTCGGCCTCGTCCCGTGTGGCCGCGTGCGTCACGATGCGCGCGGGCCTGCGGTCGGCGCAGGCGACGACGACATCGACTCCCCCGCCGCCGATGCGTACGACGTCGGGTTCGGGCAGGTTCTCCAGGACGTGGGGCGCGCGGCCTTCCACGACTTCCAGTTGCACGCCGGCGCGACGGGCGGCGGCGGCCGTGCTCGCGCACGCGCCCGGCTCCGCGTCGACGGCGATCACGGCGGCGCCGAAGCGCCCCGCCTCGGCGGCGAGCGCGCCGCTGCCCGACCCGATGTCCCAGACCAGGTCGCCGGTACGGGCTCCGAGCCGGGCGAGCTGGGCCGCGCGCAGCCAGGTCGACTCGCCCTCGTCGAGGTCGATGCCGTACTCCTCGGAGGGCAGTGCCCAACCCCGTACGGCGGGCGGGTACTCGGGGTCGTGGCCGGCGATCCAGCCGCCCGTCCGGACGGGCGCGGTGCCGATGCCGCCGACGACGATCACCACGTTGGGGTCGCGCCAGACGTGGTCGGCGGCCTTGTCGGAGGTGAGGACGGTGACCTGTTCGCGGTCGGTGCCCAGCTCCTCGCAGATCACGAAGGTGCGGTGAACTCCTGCGAGCAGCAGGGCGAGTTCGGCGGGGCCGGCGCCCGGGGAGGTGAGGACGGCGACCTTGGTGTGCGCCCGGCACACGTTGACGGCGCGCCGGAGCGTGCGCCGTTGGGCGACCACCACTTGGGCGTCGTCCCAGGGCATTCCGGCGCGGGCGAAGGCGGCGGCCACGGCGGACACGGCGGGTACGACTTCGACCTCCAGGCCGTGCTCGGGGGCGCGCAGGGTGCGTACGACACCGAAGAACCCGGGGTCGCCGTCGGCCAGTACGACGGCGCCGCCGCGGTGGCCGGCGATCCGGCGGGCCGCGAGGTCGACACTGCCGAGGCGGATGCGTTCGGCGTCCGGCGGGACTTCCGGCAGGGTGAGATGGTGGGCGGCACCGGCCACCAGTGTGGCGGCGGCGAGCGCGGACGTGGCCGCGGGCGCGAGGGGCGAGCCGTCCCAGCCGATCACCGTGACGCGGTCGGCCATCGTCGTCAGTCTCCCCAGAGGTCGTGAGGTGGTGTTCTCGCAGGCCGGAGTTGCCGCGGATCAAGTGATTCTTGAGGGGGTCCGCACCGGGGCGGTGCGTGTGAGGGTACCCGTCGCGCCGTCCGCCCGGGGGCCCGGGGCCCGGGAGCCGCGGCTGGATCGCGGACCGCCCGCGTTCAGTTCCAGTCGGTGAAGGAGGCGTAGCCGCCCGCGTCCGCCATCTGCTCGGCCACGCCTTCGAGGTCCTCGGGCAGCAGGCTCCAGACGATGAGGTCGGTGCGGATGTCGATCCAGCCCCCGGCCTCCGTCTGGGTCCGCGCTATCCACGCGTTGCGCAGGACTCCCTCGCTGATGCAGCCGGCCTTCTGCGCGACCTGCTGGGCCGCGGTGTTGTCGGCGGCGGTGCGCAACTCGATGCGCTCGAAGGTCTGGTCCCGGAAGAGCCACTGCGCGACGGCGAGCACCGACTCGGTGGCGTACCCCTCGCCGCGCGCCCAGGGTGCGGTGATGTAGGAGATCTCCGTCGCGCGGGTGCGCCAGTTGGTGTTCTGGAGACGGGCGAGACCGACGAGGCGCTGGGTGAGGAACTCGGTGACGGCGAGGACCAGTCCGCGCCCCTCGGTGCGTTCGGCCGGGGCGAGCCCGCTCACCCACTCCTCGGCGTCCCGGGTGGTGTAGGGATGCGGCGTCGACGTCCACGCGATGACCGGTTCGTCATTCATCATCTCGATGTGCGCCGGGATGTCCGCGGCCTCGAACGGGCGCAGCACCAGCCGCTCGGTGCTGATGGAGACGTCCGGAAAGGTGGTAGTCATGCGCAGCTCCATGCCTCAGTCCGTCGTAAATGCACAGCATGCAGCATCGGGTGAGCCCCGCACACGGGCGGGGTGTGCGGGGCTCGTACCGGATTGACGGGCTGGTTACGCGAGTTGGTTACGCCGGCGGACCGAAGGCGGGCAGGACCGCGCCGTTCTTGTAGGTGTCCTTGATGTACTTCTCCACCTCGGGCGAGTTGAGGAGCTTCGCGAGCTTCAGCACGCGCGGATCCTTCTCGCTGCCCTCCTTGACGGCGAGGAAGTTGGCGTACGGGTTGTCCTCGGTCTTCTCCAGGGCCAGTGAGTCCTCGGCGGGGTTGAGGTCCGCCTCGATGGCGTAGTTGCCGTTGATGACGGCGGCGTCCACGTCGTTCAGTGCGCGGGGCAGAGTCGCTGCCTCCAGCTCCTTGAACTTCAGGCCCTTGTCGTCCTTGATGTCGGAGAGGGTGCCGTTGCCCTCCACACCGTCCGCGAGCGTGATCACGTCGTTGTCGGCGAGGAGCTTCAGCGCCCGGCCCTCGTTGACGGTGTCGTTGGGGATCGCCACGGTCTGGCCGGACTTGAGGGAGCTCAGGTCCTTGACCGTCTTGGAGTAGAGGGCCAGCGGCTCCAGGTGGACGTTGACGACCGGCACGATGTGGGTGTCGTTCTTCTTGTTGAAGTCGTCGAGGTACGGCTTGTTCTGGAAGTAGTTGGCGTCGACCTCGCCGCTCTCGGTGGCGGTGTTCGGCAGGACGTAGTCCGTGAACTCCTTGACGTCCAGCTCGAGTCCGGCGTCCGCCGCGAGATTGTCCTTGATGTGGTTCAGGATGTCGGCGTGCGGCGTCGGGGACGCCGCGACGGTCAGTGGCTTGGACTCGTCGGCCTTCGCGCCGTCCCCGGTCTTCTCCGCGGGGTCGGACGAGGTGCCGCAGCCGCTCAGGCCGATGGCGAGCGCGGTGGTGGCCGCGGCGGCGGCGATCTTGAGGTGAGTGCGCACGAAGAGTGCCTCTTTCCGGTGTGGGTGGTCGGTCCCGGACAAGGAGTGCGGGCCCGGTGGGACATCTGGAGGGCTGCGGCCTACGCCGTACGGGTCCGGCGGGTCAGCAGCCGTACGGCGAGGTCGCCGATCAGCTGAATGGCGGTGACGATCAGGATCAGCACGACGACCGTGGCGATCATGAAGCCGTTCTCGAACCGCTGGAATCCGTAGGTGACGGCCTTGGAGCCGAGACCTTCGCCGCCGACCGCGCCGGCCATGGCCGAGTAGCCGATGAGCGCGATGACGGTGGTGGTCGTGCCGGAGACGATCGACGGCAGGGCCTGCGGCAGCAGCACCTTGCGGACGATGGTGGGGATCGAGCCGCCCATGGCCTGGACGGCTTCGACGAGGCCGTGGTCGACCTCCCGTATCGCCGTCTCCACCAGCCGGGCGAAGAACGGGATCGCGCCGATGGCGAGCGGCACGATCATCGCGGTGGGGCCGATGAAGGTGCCGACGACGAAGGTGGTGAAGGGGATCAGTGCGATCAGCAGGATGATGAAGGGCAGGGAGCGGCCGATGTTCACGATCACGCCGACGACCTTGTTGACGGGCGTGTTCTGGAGCAGGCCGCCCTTGTCGGTGAGGACGAGCAGGACGCCGAGCGGCAGTCCGCCGACGACGGTGACGAGCGCCGACCACAGCACCATGTAGAGGGTGTCGAGAGTCCCCTGGCCGAGCAGCGGCTGCATTTCGGACCAGGTCACCTGGCACCGTCCTTGGTGAGCGCGGCGGGCTGTTCGGTGGATCCGGCCGGGTCCTCGGTCACCGGGCCGGCCACGTCCTCGGCGGCCGGTTGGTCGACGACCCGGACCTGGAGACCCTGTTCGCGCAGGAAGCCGAGCGGTACGACGTTCTCCTCGAAGGGGCCGGGCAGTTCGATGCGCATCCGGCCGATCTGGCGGCCTGCGACGGTGTCCATCGCCGCGCCGAGTATCGAGATGTCGATGTTGTAGGTGCGCGACAGCCGGGAGATGACCGGCCGGGTGGCCGCGTCGCCGTGGAAGGTGACGTCGATGACCGTGCTGCCGGGTCCGTTTCCGGCACCGTCCACGGGGAACAGCTCGTGGGCCAGCCTGGAGCCGGGAGTGGCGAGCAGTTCGCCCACCGTGCCGGACTCGGTGATCCGGCCGTTCTCCATCAGCGCGGCCGAGTCGCAGATCGTCTTCACGACCTCCATCTCGTGCGTGATCAGCAGGACGGTGAGGCCGAGTTGCCGGTTGATGTCGCGCAGCAGTCGCAGGATGGAGCGGGTCGTCTCCGGGTCGAGCGCGCTGGTCGCCTCGTCGGAGAGCAGCACCTTCGGGTTGCCGGCCAGGGCGCGTGCGATGCCGACGCGCTGTTTCTGGCCGCCGGAGAGCTGTGCGGGGTAGACCCCGGCCTTGTCGGCGAGGCCGACGAGGTCGAGCAGTTCCAGGGCCCGGCGGGAGCGTTCCTGCCCGGAGCGGCCGAGGATCTCCAGCGGCAGTTCGATGTTGTCCTTGACGGTGCGCGAGGACAGCAGGTTGAAGTGCTGGAAGACCATGCCGATGGAGCTGCGCGCGCGGCGCAGTTCCTTGCCGGCCCGTCGGCCGCGCCCGGCGAGCGCGGTCAGATCGGTCCCGTCGACGCTCACGGTTCCCGCCGTGGGGCGTTCGAGGAGGTTGACGCAGCGGATGAGGGAGGACTTCCCGGCGCCGCTGCGGCCGACGACTCCGAAGACCTCACCCTCGCGTACGTGCAGGTCGACGCCGTCCAGAGCGGTGACCTCATGGCCGCGCGACCGGCCTGTCCGGCCGGTCCGGTAGACCTTCGTCAGGCCCGTAGTGGTGATCACAGGGGTTTCCGTCACTGTCGGGTGCGCGGCGCGATGGCCGCCGGGGCAGGGGGAGTTGCTGGAGGGGCGGGCGGGGGTCCGACAGGACGCGGCGCGGCACGGCACGTCGGCTCACGGCGGCCCACGGCCGGTCACCTGTGCTGTGGTGGGTGACCGTGCGGCGCTGTGCGCGGGCGGGCGTGGTCCTGGTGCGTGACGTACGAGAGGTACGGAGCGCCTCGACGGACACCGCGTCGCTGCTGTCGGGTCCCGCTTCGGGGCGCGGGACTCAGGCAGGGGCCCTCAGTGGGCGCACATTCGACACAGACAGCGAGCACCGGGCGTCGTGATCGCCTCGGTCGCAAGGGTGCGGCTGCTCGTCGTGGTCATGGCGCAAGTAAAGCAGACACCGTTCTGAGATCCGGCCGGCTGTCCGAATACCGGACGCGCCGTCCGGGCCCTGTCCGCGGTGCGGCGGAGCGCTCAGACGACCACGTCGATCTCCAGTTCCGAGCCTCTGACCTGCACGGATACGACAGTGAGATCGCCGACGACGGCGTCGGCGGTCAGTTCGGCGCGGTCGTGCGTTGTGGCCAAGGCCACGGTCCCCATGCCGGCGGCGGTCCCGGAGCGCAGTCCGGCCGGTGCGTCCTCGAAGACCAGGCAGCGCGCCGGGTCGACGCCGAGCCGCCGCGCGGCGAGCAGGAACGGCTCGGGGTCGGGCTTGCCGCGCGTGATGTCGTCGGCGGCGATCAGCGTCTTGGGCCGGACGCCGACCTCGGCGAGCCGGGCCTCCGCGAGCCGCCGGGAGGCGGAGGTGACCACGGCCCACCGGTCGGCGGGCAGCGCGGCGAGCAGATCGGCGGCGCCGGGCAGCAGGACGACTCCGCCGGCCACGTCCTCGACCTCCAGCCGCTCGATGCGGGCCACGGCCGCGGGCACGGTCGCGGCGGGCAGCAGGTCGGCGACGATCTCGGCGGCGGGGCGGCCGTGCAGCTCCACGCGGGCGAAGTCGTCCGCCGAGACGCCGAACTCGCCGGCCCAGCGGGTCCAGCACCGGTACACCGAGGCCATGGAGGAGATGAGCGTCCCGTCGTTGTCGAACAGGAGGGCGTCGGCGTGGATCTTCATGGGAATCGACCCCACGACACCGGTCCGGGCCGTCCTCGACACCTTCGGGGACCGGCCCGCAGGGGCGAGGACACCGGCCCTTTCGGGCCGTAATAGTCTCGACCTCATGCTTGTCGCCCTGACGGTCACGGTCTCCGTGGCCGCCCTCCTCCTCGCCGCCTGGTGCGGTTTCGCCGCGTACCGGCACCAGCCCACCAAGGACTGGCACTTCATCGGCATGGCCGTGGTCACGGTGCTGGCGCTCGCCCAACTGGTCGTCGGGATCGTCCAGTTGGCGCGCGGCGAGGAGCCGGCGGAGAGTTCGGTGATCTTCGTCTCGTATCTGATCGGCGCGTTCGCCGCCGTACCGGCCGCGGGATTGCTGTCCCTGTCCGAGCGGACCCGGTGGGGCTCGGTGACGGTCTCCGCGGGCGCGGTCGTCCTCGCCGTGCTCGAAGTGCGCCTGTACGACATCTGGGGAGGCTGACGGTGGAGACCGGGACAGGGGCCGGGGCGGGCACGGCGGGCCGCGACGGGGGCGAGCGGCCGGGCGGGCGGACACGGCTGGTCCAGGGGCCCGGACTGCTGCTGGTCTGGCTCTACGGGGTGATGTCGGTCGGCGCGGTGTCGCGGACCGCCTTCGAGATCTCCACCAAGTTCGACCGCGCACCACTGGCGTACGCGCTGTCGGGCATCGCCGCCGTCGTGTACGTGTTCATCACGTACACGCTCGTACGGGGCGGCGAGACGGCCCGGAAGGCGGCGCTGGTGTGCTGCGCGGCCGAACTCGTCGGCGTGCTGGCCGTCGGGACCTGGACGATCGTGGACCCCTCCGCCTTCCCCGAGGCGACGGTCTGGTCGGGGTTCGGCTGGGGCTATGTCTTCATTCCCGTGCTGCTGCCGGTCACGGGGATGCTGTGGCTGCGCGGGTCCCGACGGAGTTGAGCGGACCGACGAGGCGTACGCCGTCGCGCCGTTGAACGTCAGGCGCTGGCGACGAAGGCTCCCGCGGACGCCTCCTTCTCCAGTGTCACGAGCGTGATGCCGGGACCGGCCGCCTCGCTGGCCACCGGCGCGTACCCCTTGCTCCGGTAGAGCCGCAGATTGCCCTCGCTGCGATTGCCGGTGAAGAGCTGGAAGCGCTTGGCCGCCTCGTCGCCGGCGAAGCTCCCCTCGATCGCGTCGAGCAGCCGGCCGCCGAGGCCGTGGTGCCGCATCCGCGGATGGACGATGAGCTTGCCGATCCTGGCCGTGCCCTCGGTGTCGATGACGCCCCGCACGGAGGCGACGACTTCACCGCCGAGCCTGGCCACCAGCGCGTGGCCGCGGGCGATCTCGTCCTTGAGGTCGTCGAGGGTCTGGGTCAACGGTTCGATGGTGTAGTCACCGTAGAGCTCGGCCTCGCTCTGGTAACACAGGTACTGCAGCTTGAGAATGTGCTCCGCGTCCTGCGCACTCGCCGCTGAGATGGTCACGCTCATGCCCATGTGTGCATGCCTCCCGCTCACCTGCTGCCGCCGGTTGTCT
Proteins encoded in this window:
- the cobT gene encoding nicotinate-nucleotide--dimethylbenzimidazole phosphoribosyltransferase, with translation MTDTGQVPGEGQPENAGMVEQPGDPAAGSYAYLGPSDGAPEDDDLLLMPSSQGAWGDPQPAPPADPLAPGYAVPDPEPVPVGHVPQQMGRAEYAPQEPSLPQSRLATYSQPEYQAEYQADPSVQGQVPYQAPPEYPAPDVAHMQMQPMHAAPPAQSAQPVPQQAEFAGAPEAYAPADVPVESPIPAAAAQSAPEPAREAVRSAPQEVAEAPAPEPLREAPAPAVREAPAPEPGAHETGGRDSGSVDLGAVRVPTATPAPTPPPARRPLHMGPPMPDSTGGVVRSLADRGPSSTPPNPVRVRTQGPPTAGPEYLDIPREEADALPGPQLGAIPVLGADPWASLPPQSETPVAETAVAVAEPQVAVEPQVVAETSAPEAPAETVVPEGGPTFAPQPVQEPVQEPAPEPEPVREVAPEPEPEPEPDAVAEEVPAPVLVPDAVAEEVPEPEPEPDAVAEEVPAPEPTPEAQPQPEPETVAEEVPEPEAQSEPATAPVAEEPVAEPAPEPLPAPDAGVVDEAPAVEPAEPVEQPVEAEEKREPIALPGADAVAPAPAEPQSVQAEPEPQPEPAPEPAPVAEAEPAAEAEVAEHVPAPAPEPVAAAVPVAAPTPVPDAEPSAVTDDASPPAPGYDDAEREAVLRVMRERRDIRNGFRSDPIPHEVLLRVLEAAHTAPSVGHSQPWDFVVIRSAETRQTMHELAQRQRDAFAKSLPKGRAKQFKELKIEAILDTPVNIVVTADPTRGGRHTLGRHTQPQMAPYSSALAVENLWLAARAEGLGVGWVSFFDEREMVRALGLPEHLDVVAYLCVGYVDEFPEEPELAQAGWSKRRPLSWVVHEETYGRRALPGEEPHDLLKETIAGIRPLDAKALGEAWERQKRMTKPAGALGMLEIISAQLSGLSRKCPPPIPEPAAVAVFAGDHGVHAQGVTHWPQEVTAQMVANFLGGGAVCNAFANQVGAEVCVIDVGVAGELPATPGLLPRKVRAGTADFTTGPALTREEVLAAIDVGIETARDLVAAGNKGLLTGEMGIANTTACAALISVYTDADPAEVTGRGTGINDEMHARKIDVVRRGLELHRPDPADPIGVLAAFGGLEQAALVGFLLAGASLRTPVILDGVSAGAAALVARAIAPEALAACIAGHRSAEPGHVAALNKLGLRPLVDLDLRLGEGTGALLALPVVQSAARAMHEVATFDSAGVTEK
- the cbiE gene encoding precorrin-6y C5,15-methyltransferase (decarboxylating) subunit CbiE, which codes for MADRVTVIGWDGSPLAPAATSALAAATLVAGAAHHLTLPEVPPDAERIRLGSVDLAARRIAGHRGGAVVLADGDPGFFGVVRTLRAPEHGLEVEVVPAVSAVAAAFARAGMPWDDAQVVVAQRRTLRRAVNVCRAHTKVAVLTSPGAGPAELALLLAGVHRTFVICEELGTDREQVTVLTSDKAADHVWRDPNVVIVVGGIGTAPVRTGGWIAGHDPEYPPAVRGWALPSEEYGIDLDEGESTWLRAAQLARLGARTGDLVWDIGSGSGALAAEAGRFGAAVIAVDAEPGACASTAAAARRAGVQLEVVEGRAPHVLENLPEPDVVRIGGGGVDVVVACADRRPARIVTHAATRDEAEAVSSALREGGYTVECVLLQSVDMDTGAWSERERSVVFLVSGKRPDRAP
- a CDS encoding GNAT family N-acetyltransferase gives rise to the protein MTTTFPDVSISTERLVLRPFEAADIPAHIEMMNDEPVIAWTSTPHPYTTRDAEEWVSGLAPAERTEGRGLVLAVTEFLTQRLVGLARLQNTNWRTRATEISYITAPWARGEGYATESVLAVAQWLFRDQTFERIELRTAADNTAAQQVAQKAGCISEGVLRNAWIARTQTEAGGWIDIRTDLIVWSLLPEDLEGVAEQMADAGGYASFTDWN
- a CDS encoding MetQ/NlpA family ABC transporter substrate-binding protein, encoding MRTHLKIAAAAATTALAIGLSGCGTSSDPAEKTGDGAKADESKPLTVAASPTPHADILNHIKDNLAADAGLELDVKEFTDYVLPNTATESGEVDANYFQNKPYLDDFNKKNDTHIVPVVNVHLEPLALYSKTVKDLSSLKSGQTVAIPNDTVNEGRALKLLADNDVITLADGVEGNGTLSDIKDDKGLKFKELEAATLPRALNDVDAAVINGNYAIEADLNPAEDSLALEKTEDNPYANFLAVKEGSEKDPRVLKLAKLLNSPEVEKYIKDTYKNGAVLPAFGPPA
- a CDS encoding methionine ABC transporter permease; this translates as MTWSEMQPLLGQGTLDTLYMVLWSALVTVVGGLPLGVLLVLTDKGGLLQNTPVNKVVGVIVNIGRSLPFIILLIALIPFTTFVVGTFIGPTAMIVPLAIGAIPFFARLVETAIREVDHGLVEAVQAMGGSIPTIVRKVLLPQALPSIVSGTTTTVIALIGYSAMAGAVGGEGLGSKAVTYGFQRFENGFMIATVVVLILIVTAIQLIGDLAVRLLTRRTRTA
- a CDS encoding ATP-binding cassette domain-containing protein; its protein translation is MITTTGLTKVYRTGRTGRSRGHEVTALDGVDLHVREGEVFGVVGRSGAGKSSLIRCVNLLERPTAGTVSVDGTDLTALAGRGRRAGKELRRARSSIGMVFQHFNLLSSRTVKDNIELPLEILGRSGQERSRRALELLDLVGLADKAGVYPAQLSGGQKQRVGIARALAGNPKVLLSDEATSALDPETTRSILRLLRDINRQLGLTVLLITHEMEVVKTICDSAALMENGRITESGTVGELLATPGSRLAHELFPVDGAGNGPGSTVIDVTFHGDAATRPVISRLSRTYNIDISILGAAMDTVAGRQIGRMRIELPGPFEENVVPLGFLREQGLQVRVVDQPAAEDVAGPVTEDPAGSTEQPAALTKDGAR
- a CDS encoding HAD-IA family hydrolase; amino-acid sequence: MKIHADALLFDNDGTLISSMASVYRCWTRWAGEFGVSADDFARVELHGRPAAEIVADLLPAATVPAAVARIERLEVEDVAGGVVLLPGAADLLAALPADRWAVVTSASRRLAEARLAEVGVRPKTLIAADDITRGKPDPEPFLLAARRLGVDPARCLVFEDAPAGLRSGTAAGMGTVALATTHDRAELTADAVVGDLTVVSVQVRGSELEIDVVV
- a CDS encoding GNAT family N-acetyltransferase; this translates as MGMSVTISAASAQDAEHILKLQYLCYQSEAELYGDYTIEPLTQTLDDLKDEIARGHALVARLGGEVVASVRGVIDTEGTARIGKLIVHPRMRHHGLGGRLLDAIEGSFAGDEAAKRFQLFTGNRSEGNLRLYRSKGYAPVASEAAGPGITLVTLEKEASAGAFVASA